One part of the Coffea eugenioides isolate CCC68of chromosome 10, Ceug_1.0, whole genome shotgun sequence genome encodes these proteins:
- the LOC113749296 gene encoding cytochrome P450 81E8-like, with translation MELSNSCIAFLAISIIFILNLFIRKRALQKKQPPSPPSLPLIGHLHLLKEPLNQTLQSLCTKYGDILLLRLGVRKVLIVTSPSAAEECFTKNDIIFANRPKTMSSKHFSYNYTTISVAPYGDHWRNLRRLAALEIFSPARMASFASTRGKELMLLLSELMQKCSVGGGSAKVDLTSVSAEITFNILSMTLAGKRYYGENAADDEEARKTKLLIKEMLVNSVRSNLGDYLPILRWINYKGVEQKFSTLMKRVDKFIQDLVDERRLRLSSTSSINVSRGQAEKTTMIDHLLSLQKEEPGYYTDQLIKGIVMIQYQ, from the exons atgGAATTATCTAATTCCTGCATTGCATTTCTTGCCATCTCCATTATATTCATCTTGAACTTATTCATAAGAAAACGGGCATTGCAGAAAAAGCAACCTCCAAGCCCACCTTCACTTCCTCTCATAGGCCACCTTCATCTTCTGAAAGAACCACTCAATCAGACCCTACAATCACTTTGCACCAAGTATGGTGACATCTTGCTTCTCCGGCTAGGTGTCCGTAAGGTCCTTATTGTCACCTCACCTTCAGCAGCCGAAGAATGCTTCACCAAGAATGATATTATATTCGCTAACCGTCCAAAAACCATGTCGTCCAAACACTTCAGCTACAATTACACCACCATCAGTGTAGCCCCTTATGGAGATCATTGGCGCAACCTTCGCCGTTTAGCAGCACTGGAGATATTCTCTCCAGCTCGAATGGCCTCGTTTGCCAGCACGCGAGGGAAGGAACTAATGCTGCTGCTAAGTGAACTGATGCAAAAGTGTAGTGTTGGTGGAGGATCAGCAAAGGTGGACTTGACTTCCGTGTCTGCTGAGATTACCTTCAATATCCTGTCCATGACATTGGCTGGAAAGAGATATTATGGAGAGAATGCGGCGGATGATGAAGAGGCTAGGAAGACAAAGCTTCTGATAAAGGAGATGCTTGTGAATAGTGTAAGGTCAAATCTGGGGGATTATTTGCCTATCTTGAGGTGGATTAATTATAAGGGAGTGGAGCAAAAGTTCTCAACTTTGATGAAAAGGGTTGACAAATTTATACAGGATTTGGTAGATGAACGTAGGCTACGTTTATCATCTACCAGTTCTATAAATGTGAGCCGTGGACAGGCAGAGAAGACCACCATGATTGATCACTTGCTCTCCTTGCAAAAAGAGGAACCTGGATACTATACAGATCAGCTCATAAAAGGAATTGTAATG ATACAGTATCAATAA
- the LOC113750205 gene encoding cytochrome P450 81D11-like: MEWAMALLINHPEAIKMIKAEIDDHVPDNRLLEEQDLPKLAYLQNVVKETLRLYPPIPFMIPHEASQDCTVAGYCVSKGTMLLVNLWAIHRDPKQWENPTKFIPERHEGRRVDEYSLMPFGAGRRGCPGAGLGTRILELVLGTLVQVLEWERTSGELVDMTEGKGFSLPKLKPLEAICRPRQAVVQHSLVRF; the protein is encoded by the coding sequence ATGGAATGGGCCATGGCTCTGCTCATAAACCATCCTGAGGCTATCAAGATGATCAAAGCTGAAATAGATGATCATGTTCCGGATAACAGGCTACTAGAAGAGCAAGACTTGCCAAAGTTGGCTTACCTACAAAATGTAGTCAAGGAGACCCTGCGTTTGTATCCACCAATTCCATTTATGATCCCTCATGAAGCCTCTCAAGATTGTACAGTGGCAGGTTATTGTGTATCAAAGGGTACAATGTTGCTGGTGAATTTGTGGGCTATTCATAGAGACCCCAAGCAGTGGGAGAATCCAACAAAGTTTATACCAGAGAGGCATGAAGGGAGGAGAGTGGATGAGTATAGTCTAATGCCATTTGGTGCCGGAAGGAGGGGTTGTCCGGGGGCAGGGCTGGGAACTAGGATTCTGGAATTGGTGTTGGGGACACTTGTTCAGGTATTGGAGTGGGAACGAACCAGTGGAGAGTTAGTGGACATGACTGAAGGTAAAGGGTTCAGCCTTCCAAAACTCAAGCCATTGGAAGCTATTTGCAGACCTCGACAAGCCGTAGTTCAGCACTCTCTTGTACGCTTTTGA
- the LOC113749297 gene encoding isoflavone 2'-hydroxylase-like: MEVEMSWYYCISLLSFFLLILTLSKLFLRKRRQCDNLPPGPPSFPIIGHLHLLKEPLHKRLQQLSHKYGHIFSLKLGYRSVVVISSPSAFEECFTTNDVVFANRPRFLVGKHLNYNFTTVGTAPYGPLWRNLRRITTLEIFSRGRLNMFLNIRQEEVKLLVKDLYQRSSPSSSKVEMKSRFSELSFNIIMRMVTNKRYFGAEVQNNEQAKHFRDIIRELSELSGASNPGDFLPILQWIDFQQIEKKMLKLQESMDEVLQSLIDDCRNKCRESQTEHKVAGRDTIIDSMLSMQEEEPEYYTDEIIKGIVLILLMAGTDTSAVTMEWAMSLLLNHPEVLRKARVELDNFVGQDRLVDESDLPKLTYIQAIVNETLRLFPAVPLLSPHESSAECSIGGYYVPSNTMLLVNAWAIHRDPELWDDPTSFKPERFEGLEADTYKLKLIPFGMGRRGCPGAGLANRVVTLALGALIQCFDWDRVSQDLEDMTEGSGLTMPKAKPLEAMCRAREKMTKILKEL; the protein is encoded by the exons ATGGAAGTGGAAATGTCCTGGTATTACTGCATTTCCCTACTATCCTTTTTCTTGCTAATTCTCACCCTGTCAAAACTCTTCCTCAGGAAAAGAAGGCAGTGCGACAATTTACCACCAGGCCCACCTTCATTCCCAATCATAGGGCATCTTCATCTGCTAAAAGAACCTTTGCACAAAAGGTTACAGCAACTTTCTCATAAATATGGTCACATATTTTCCTTAAAGCTGGGATACAGATCAGTGGTTGTCATATCTTCACCATCGGCTTTTGAGGAATGCTTCACAACTAATGACGTAGTTTTTGCCAATAGGCCTCGTTTTCTTGTTGGCAAGCACCTCAACTATAACTTCACCACAGTGGGAACAGCCCCGTATGGCCCTCTTTGGAGGAACCTTCGCCGCATTACTACCCTGGAGATCTTCTCAAGAGGTAGACTCAACATGTTCTTGAACATTCGGCAAGAAGAAGTGAAGTTACTAGTAAAAGATCTTTATCAAAGATCAAGCCCAAGTTCTTCAAAGGTTGAGATGAAGTCTAGGTTCTCGGAGCTATCATTTAACATCATTATGAGGATGGTAACAAACAAGCGATACTTTGGAGCTGAAGTGCAGAACAATGAACAGGCTAAACACTTCCGAGATATAATAAGGGAATTGTCTGAATTGAGTGGAGCATCAAATCCAGGGGACTTCCTGCCAATTTTGCAATGGATTGATTTTCAGCAGATTGAGAAGAAAATGCTGAAATTGCAGGAAAGTATGGATGAAGTCTTGCAGAGCCTGATAGACGATTGTCGAAATAAGTGTAGAGAATCTCAGACGGAACACAAAGTGGCAGGGAGAGATACAATCATTGACTCAATGCTTTCCATGCAAGAAGAAGAACCTGAGTACTATACTGATGAAATCATCAAAGGCATTGTTCTG ATACTGTTAATGGCTGGCACAGACACTTCAGCTGTAACAATGGAATGGGCCATGTCGCTTCTTCTCAATCATCCTGAGGTGTTGAGGAAGGCAAGAGTTGAGCTAGACAACTTTGTAGGTCAAGATCGTCTAGTAGATGAATCAGATCTTCCTAAGCTGACTTATATCCAAGCCATTGTCAACGAAACATTACGATTGTTTCCAGCAGTGCCACTCCTATCACCGCATGAGTCGTCGGCTGAGTGCTCCATCGGAGGCTATTATGTACCCTCTAACACAATGTTGCTTGTTAATGCCTGGGCCATTCACAGAGACCCTGAATTATGGGATGATCCCACCAGTTTCAAGCCAGAAAGATTCGAGGGGCTGGAAGCTGATACCTACAAGTTGAAGTTGATACCATTTGGCATGGGAAGGAGGGGCTGTCCTGGTGCTGGTCTTGCCAATCGCGTGGTGACATTGGCTCTGGGAGCATTGATCCAATGCTTTGACTGGGATAGGGTTAGCCAGGATTTGGAAGACATGACTGAAGGTTCAGGCCTCACAATGCCTAAAGCCAAGCCATTGGAGGCGATGTGCAGAGCCCGTGAAAAGATGACTAAAATCCTGAAAGAGCTATGA
- the LOC113749722 gene encoding metal transporter Nramp2-like has protein sequence MIHATPNNHPEQEEDQESNILIPLSSSTATHDYVHEAREKILALEIETEEPSSSHGNSDEEEAKAPAFSWRKLWEFTGPGFLMSVAFLDPGNLEGDLQAGAIAGYSLLWLLMWSTVMGLLIQLLSLRLGVATGRHLAELCREEYPYWAGLLLWLMAELALIGADIQEVIGSAIAINILSHGVFPLWAGVLITAADCFIFLFLENYGVRKLEAVFAILITTMALSFAWMFADTKPSTKELTLGLLVPRLSSKTIQKAVGVVGCVITPHNVFLYSALVQSRKIDAKNKGKVKEALNYYTIESCIAVLVSFTINLFVTAVFAKGFYGSSQASTIGLVNAGQYLQQRYGGGLFPILYIWGIGLLAAGQSSTMTGTYAGQFIMGGFLNLRMQKWMRSLITRSCAIVPTIIVAIVFNRTEDSLDVLNEWLNVLQGMQIPFALIPLLTLVSNERVMGVFKIGTAMGRTVWTVAALVIVINGYVLLDFFKSEVEGPLLGLVVCLGTLAYLAFILYLISHGGSLPMTNLFSHMHSTGFAQLKS, from the exons ATGATCCATGCAACCCCCAACAATCACCCAGAACAAGAAGAAGATCAAGAATCCAATATCCTTATTCCTTTGTCATCATCAACGGCTACCCATGATTACGTTCATGAAGCCCGTGAGAAAATCTTGGCTCTGGAAATTGAAACAGAGGAGCCATCATCATCCCATGGTAATTCCGACGAAGAAGAGGCAAAAGCACCAGCATTTTCCTGGAGGAAGCTATGGGAATTTACTGGGCCGGGCTTTCTAATGAGCGTGGCATTTCTTGATCCGGGAAACTTGGAGGGTGATCTGCAGGCTGGGGCTATTGCGGGCTACTCACTTTTGTGGTTGTTGATGTGGTCTACTGTGATGGGACTTTTGATCCAGCTCCTGTCTCTGAGGCTGGGTGTCGCCACGGGCCGGCACTTGGCTGAGCTGTGTAGGGAGGAGTACCCCTATTGGGCTGGGCTTTTGTTGTGGTTAATGGCTGAGCTGGCATTGATCGGAGCTGATATTCAGGAGGTGATTGGCAGTGCTATAGCCATAAACATTTTGAGTCATGGGGTCTTTCCTCTTTGGGCTGGTGTCCTCATTACTGCTGCTGATTG TTTCatcttcttgtttcttgaaaactACGGAGTTAGAAAACTAGAAGCTGTTTTTGCTATCCTAATCACAACAATGGCACTATCTTTTGCCTGGATGTTTGCTGACACAAAGCCTAGCACTAAAGAACTCACACTAG GTCTTTTAGTACCAAGACTGAGCTCGAAGACGATTCAGAAAGCAGTGGGAGTTGTCGGTTGTGTCATAACCCCTCACAATGTCTTTCTTTATTCTGCTTTGGTGCAGTCAAGGAAGATTGACGCCAAAAATAAAGGGAAGGTCAAAGAGGCTCTCAATTACTACACCATTGAATCTTGCATTGCTGTTCTTGTCTCTTTCACTATTAATTTGTTTGTCACAGCAGTCTTTGCAAAAGGATTTTATGGCAGTTCACAAGCCAGTACTATAGGCCTGGTGAATGCAGGGCAATATCTTCAACAGAGGTATGGTGGAGGTTTGTTCCCTATTCTCTATATCTGGGGCATTGGGCTTCTGGCAGCTGGCCAAAGTAGCACCATGACTGGTACATATGCTGGACAGTTCATAATGGGAGGTTTCCTCAACCTTCGTATGCAAAAATGGATGCGATCATTGATTACCAGAAGTTGTGCCATTGTACCAACCATAATTGTGGCTATTGTCTTCAATAGAACTGAAGATTCGTTGGATGTCTTGAATGAATGGCTTAACGTGCTTCAGGGTATGCAGATCCCATTTGCCCTCATTCCACTGCTCACATTGGTATCGAACGAGCGTGTCATGGGAGTCTTCAAAATTGGAACTGCTATGGGG AGAACTGTCTGGACCGTGGCTGCCCTTGTGATAGTGATAAATGGATATGTTTTGCTGGACTTCTTTAAATCTGAAGTTGAAGGACCATTATTGGGATTGGTGGTCTGTCTGGGGACATTAGCATATTTGGCTTTCATTTTATACCTCATCTCACATGGTGGTAGCCTGCCTATGACCAATCTGTTCAGCCACATGCACTCTACTGGATTTGCCCAGCTCAAGAGCTGA
- the LOC113749298 gene encoding putative pumilio homolog 8, chloroplastic, with protein MEHRGLGNRRIPYFPASYSPESQAQNFFMYPFRRNSLPEAGFDHPPPQTPNVFPCDQTLESALSRLNLSSDIHHQTAPFQPPETDTEGSMGYFRSVGLNNVGFEQGGLMGFDDYHTGGGPGGRQQQAFGFGGAHRNPFSGPGIWDCGPAISGFSGGICREPWCGDEASCLLNVDLKNDNSQRFCDHGNSFLQCKQSLSRGNQNGVSMENMDGLSNGFLSRNLSFLRPNSQNNRQLYARIKNQLDGLSLRDMRGRIVSFAKDQSGSKILQAKVDHANEGEIEMAISEILDHASDLMKNQSGSYFIQKLFVVCSEEQRTRIILAVTKNSFQLVDICLNPHGARTMQKLLENLSTPEQISFVISALSPGAVALANDPNGQHVIRYCLIHYPYEYHKHLLNEIVHNCYTIATDKSGCCVLQSCVENAYGEPKERLMNEIIRNALQLAEDPYGNYVVQHLLGLKIPEVTALLLEQLRGHFVALSSDKYASNVVEKILVDSGKGHSATVIMELLTSPNAGSLLVHPYGNFVIQKALSIAKGEVYVALHSLIQSNAQSMRSNLFGRKILAWFEKKKHQHV; from the exons ATGGAACATAGGGGCTTAGGGAACCGGCGAATTCCTTATTTTCCGGCCAGTTATTCACCGGAGAGTCAAGCCCAGAATTTTTTCATGTACCCTTTTCGCCGGAACTCCTTGCCTGAGGCTGGCTTTGACCACCCCCCACCACAAACCCCTAACGTTTTTCCCTGTGATCAAACCCTTGAATCAGCTCTCTCAAGACTCAACCTCTCTTCGGATATTCACCACCAGACGGCACCGTTCCAGCCTCCGGAGACGGACACGGAGGGTTCAATGGGTTATTTTCGTTCTGTGGGTTTGAACAATGTGGGATTTGAGCAGGGTGGTTTAATGGGCTTTGATGATTATCACACTGGTGGTGGGCCTGGTGGCCGCCAGCAGCAGGCTTTTGGCTTTGGTGGGGCCCACCGGAACCCCTTCTCGGGCCCGGGGATCTGGGATTGTGGGCCCGCGATTTCTGGCTTTAGTGGTGGCATTTGCAGGGAGCCATGGTGTGGGGATGAGGCTTCCTGCTTGTTGAATGTTGACCTGAAAAATGACAACAGTCAAAGGTTTTGTGATCATGGCAACTCTTTCTTGCAGTGCAAGCAATCCTTATCAAGAGGAAACCAGAATGGTGTGTCGATGGAAAATATGGATGGACTATCTAATGGCTTTCTGTCAAGAAATTTAAGCTTCTTGAGGCCTAATTCGCAAAACAATCGACAATTATATGCAAGGATTAAGAATCAATTAGATGGATTATCTTTGCGAGATATGAGGGGAAGGATTGTTTCCTTCGCTAAAGATCAGAGTGGAAGTAAGATTTTGCAGGCGAAAGTGGATCATGCTAATGAAGGAGAGATTGAGATGGCAATATCTGAGATTTTGGATCATGCTTCTGATCTGATGAAAAATCAATCTGGTAGTTATTTCATACAGAAGCTTTTTGTGGTCTGCAGTGAGGAACAGAGGACTAGGATTATTTTGGCTGTTACCAAGAATTCTTTTCAGCTTGTTGATATTTGTCTCAATCCACACGG AGCTCGCACTATGCAGAAATTGTTGGAAAACTTAAGTACCCCTGAGCAGATATCGTTTGTAATCTCTGCTTTAAGCCCTGGGGCTGTGGCTTTGGCTAACGACCCCAATGGTCAGCATGTTATCCGATATTGCTTGATACATTACCCCTATGAGTACCACAAG CACCTTCTCAACGAAATTGTACATAACTGCTATACAATTGCAACAGACAAAAGTGGGTGCTGTGTGCTGCAGTCTTGTGTGGAGAATGCTTATGGAGAACCCAAAGAGCGTTTGATGAATGAAATAATAAGAAATGCATTACAACTAGCAGAAGATCCTTATGG GAATTATGTGGTTCAACACTTGTTGGGACTAAAAATACCAGAAGTTACAGCTCTTCTGTTGGAACAGCTTCGAGGCCATTTTGTGGCCCTCTCCAGTGACAAATATGCGAGTAATGTAGTGGAGAAAATTCTAGTTGATTCTGGAAAAGGGCACTCCGCAACAGTTATTATGGAATTgctcacaagtccaaatgcTGGTAGTCTACTAGTACATCCTTATGGGAACTTTGTCATTCAGAAAGCGCTATCAATCGCAAAG GGTGAAGTATACGTTGCACTTCACAGCTTAATCCAAAGCAATGCTCAATCAATGCGCAGCAACCTTTTCGGTAGGAAGATTCTTGCTTGGTTTGAGAAGAAGAAGCACCAGCATGTATAG
- the LOC113749387 gene encoding peamaclein-like gives MKPVFFTLLLLALVLNSCFIPTTMAGSSFCDSKCGVRCSKAGVQDRCLKYCKICCQECNCVPSGTYGNKHECPCYRDKKNSKGKPKCP, from the exons ATGAAGCCAGTCTTCTTCACTTTGCTCCTCCTTGCTCTTGTTCTCAACTCCTGCTTCATCCCAACCACAATGGCTGGATCAA GCTTTTGTGATTCAAAATGTGGAGTGAGGTGCTCGAAGGCTGGAGTGCAAGATAGATGCTTGAAATACTGCAAAATTTGCTGTCAAGAGTGCAATTGCGTGCCTTCGGGAACTTATGGGAACAAGCACGAGTGCCCCTGCTACAGGGACAAGAAGAACTCCAAGGGCAAGCCTAAATGCCCTTGA
- the LOC113749300 gene encoding uncharacterized protein LOC113749300, translating into MLQQLRHQMKEQLYTISAENSLKIIQWCCSTQVNHLYTLSLPSLSGCKTSLISVQKLLQIQKWLIKRYPKYQKEDHGVTFSFAQTEKSRKSLLLFFIHLVFKTVMLLQSTMVYSIGKSTSKMDVSSKDGIPSAKTILLTKIIWFSCAQKEILSMMF; encoded by the exons ATGCTGCAACAGCTAAGACATCAGATGAAGGAACAGCTGTATACTATATCAGCAGAAAATTCATTGAAGATTATCCAATGGTGCTGCAGTACACAGGTGAACCATCTCTACACTCTATCACTTCCGTCACTCAGTGGTTGCAAAACATCATTGATATCAGTTCAGAAGCTTTTGCAAATACAG AAATGGCTGATCAAGAGGTACCCCAAATACCAGAAGGAAGACCATGGTGTCACGTTTTCTTTTGCTCAAACAGAGAAAAGCAG GAAATCTCTGCTGCTATTTTTCATTCACTTGGTCTTCAAAACGGTCATGCTATTACAATCTACCATGGTATACAGCATTGGCAAATCGACATCAAAGATGGATGTTTCGAGCAAGGATGGCATTCCTTCTGCAAAGACAATCTTATTGACGAAAATAATATGGTTTTCTTGCGCACAAAAGGAAATCTTATCTATGATGTTTTAG
- the LOC113749979 gene encoding uncharacterized protein LOC113749979, with translation MSFYTQQKKFFELRRRFSSPPPPLLRSLKLRTTNNNHHRHFAFYTVFGELAEGLLKMTALEAMEYYDKKIDLPLDKVHKELKTKMFIVQIKPGTTKEGNSHKRYTIEYYFEDTSEIKSIEYPEENSTQHKHIEDKQPSSPKARIRLEARFEESETKQQRFSDMNSIEYAKENSSQNVSTATNATVTMISQSGKEHSSSKPKMLLQTGSQESLDKQQDVLDVDGFTSNKKPRNI, from the exons ATGTCTTTTTACAcgcaacaaaaaaaatttttcgaACTAAG AAGACGGTTTTCTTCTCCTCCGCCGCCACTCCTCAGATCCCTCAAACTCAGAACTACCAACAATAATCACCATCGCCACTTCGCCTTCTACACCG TGTTTGGCGAATTAGCTGAAGGCTTGCTCAAAATGACTGCACTGGAAGCAATGGAATATTATGACAAG AAAATAGACTTGCCATTGGATAAGGTTCATAAAGAGCTGAAAACAAAAATGTTCATAGTTCAAATCAAGCCAGGCACTACTAAAGAAGGAAACAGTCATAAACGCTACACTATAGAGTATTACTTCGAAGACACTTCAGAGATCAAATCCATTGAATATCCTGAAGAAAATAGTACTCAGCATAAACACATTGAAG ATAAGCAGCCATCTTCACCAAAAGCAAGAATTCGGTTGGAGGCtaggtttgaagaatctgaaaCTAAACAACAAAGGTTTTCAGACATGAATTCCATTGAATATGCTAAAGAAAACAGCTCACAGAATGTCTCCACTGCAACAAATGCTACAGTTACCATGATTTCTCAATCAG GCAAGGAGCATTCTTCATCAAAGCCAAAAATGCTTCTTCAAACTGGTTCTCAGGAATCTCTGGATAAGCAGCAAGACGTTTTAGATGTTGATGGTTTTACTTCCAACAAGAAACCAAGAAATATATGA
- the LOC113749613 gene encoding uncharacterized protein LOC113749613: MERKQGFFSALREEVVRGLSPGRSRGRSPSPSRSSLRRRRKGAHTVPPEAFISRSGSLRPGVETLSPLREGPDPAGSEVGDSKSEKWGHWLCRAPSLSTSASGSGSGYQRSDLRLLLGVLGAPLAPVHVSSNDPLPHLSIKDTPIETSSAQYILQQYTAASGGQKLQNAIHNAYAMGKVKMLASDIETATKVIKSRNSSKAAESGGFVLWQMNPDMWYVELALGGSKVHAGCNGKLVWRHTPWLGAHAAKGPVRPLRRALQGLDPRTTANMFANARCTGEKKINGEDCFVLKLCADPHTLKARSEGPAEIIRHVLFGYFSQKTGLLVHLEDSHLTRIQSNGGDAVYWETTINSFLDDYRPVEGIMIAHSGRSVVTLFRFGDTALSHTKTRMEEAWTIEEVAFNVPGLSGECFIPPAELRLGSLSEACELPQGERARTVAAAAAYRAKVVALEKSRESNVNNIVLKMDI, translated from the exons atGGAGCGGAAACAGGGCTTCTTTTCAGCACTCAGAGAGGAAGTAGTACGAGGTTTATCACCGGGTCGGTCCAGAGGGCGAAGCCCATCTCCTTCAAGGTCGAGTTTAAGGAGGAGAAGGAAGGGAGCCCACACGGTTCCGCCGGAGGCGTTCATTTCGAGATCGGGGAGTTTGAGGCCCGGCGTCGAGACTCTGTCGCCTTTGAGGGAGGGTCCGGATCCGGCCGGGTCGGAGGTTGGGGATAGTAAGAGCGAGAAGTGGGGCCACTGGCTGTGTCGGGCGCCCTCCCTTTCGACTTCTGCCTCCGGATCCGGGTCGGGTTATCAGAGGTCCGATCTGAGGCTGCTGCTTGGTGTCTTGGGTGCGCCGCTTGCCCCGGTGCACGTCAGCAGCAACGACCCTTTGCCTCATCTCAGCATTAAAGACACTCCCATT GAAACTTCATCAGCTCAATATATACTGCAGCAGTATACAGCTGCATCGGGAGGACAGAAGTTGCAAAATGCTATTCACAATGCTTATGCAATGGGAAAAGTGAAGATGTTGGCATCAGACATTGAGACTGCTACAAAGGTCATTAAGAGCAGGAATTCTTCGAAAGCAGCCGAGTCTGGTGGATTTGTTCTCTGGCAAATGAACCCAGATATGTGGTATGTGGAGCTCGCGCTTGGTGGTAGCAAAGTCCATGCTGGATGCAACGGGAAATTAGTTTGGAGACATACCCCCTGGCTTGGTGCACATGCTGCAAAAGGGCCCGTCAGACCACTGCGTCGTGCCCTTCAG GGACTTGACCCGAGGACCACGGCAAACATGTTTGCTAATGCTAGATGCACAGGAGAGAAGAAGATTAATGGGGAGGATTGCTTTGTTCTCAAGCTTTGTGCTGATCCACACACATTAAAAGCAAGGAGTGAAGGACCTGCGGAAATAATAAGGCACGTTCTTTTTGGCTATTTTAGCCAGAAAACAGGGCTTCTTGTGCACTTAGAAGATTCCCATTTAACGCGTATTCAAAGCAATGGAGGTGATGCTGTTTACTGGGAAACAACAATCAATTCATTTCTTGATGATTATAGGCCTGTTGAGGGGATCATGATTGCTCACTCTGGGCGGTCAGTGGTTACCCTTTTCAGGTTCGGGGATACAGCACTGAGTCATACCAAAACCAGGATGGAAGAAGCATGGACCATCGAGGAAGTAGCCTTCAATGTTCCTGGTCTGTCGGGAGAGTGTTTCATTCCACCTGCTGAGTTGAGATTGGGTTCTCTCAGCGAAGCATGTGAACTTCCTCAAGGAGAGAGGGCAAGGACAGTGGCTGCAGCAGCAGCTTATCGGGCTAAGGTTGTTGCGCTGGAGAAATCACGGGAGAGCAATGTCAACAATATTGTACTCAAGATGGATATTTAA